From Bos taurus isolate L1 Dominette 01449 registration number 42190680 breed Hereford chromosome 29, ARS-UCD2.0, whole genome shotgun sequence, a single genomic window includes:
- the TMEM86A gene encoding lysoplasmalogenase TMEM86A (The RefSeq protein has 1 substitution compared to this genomic sequence) has translation MVSPVTVVKSEGPKLVPFFKATCVYFVLWLPSSSPSWVSALIKCLPIFCLWLFLLAHGLGFLLTHPSATRIFVGLVFSAIGDAFLIWQDQGYFVHGMLMFAVTHMLYASAFGMRPLGLRTGLLMVILSGLCYAFLYPNLTGAFTYVVGVYVAIIGFMGWRAMAGLQLVGAAWRWTELAAGTGALLFIVSDLTIALDKFCFPVPYSRALIMSTYYAAQMLIALSAVESREPVEDYRLSKAK, from the exons atggTGTCCCCGGTCACTGTG GTGAAGAGTGAGGGACCCAAGCTGGTGCCCTTCTTCAAGGCTACCTGTGTGTATTTCGTGCTCTGGCTGCCCTCGTCCAGCCCATCATGGGTCAGCGCCCTCATCAAGTGCCTGCCAATCTTCTGCCTCTGGCTCTTCCTCCTGGCCCATGGCCTGGGATTCCTGCTGACCCACCCCAGTGCCACCCGCATCTTCGTGGGGCTCGTCTTCTCCGCCATAGGCGACGCCTTCCTCATCTGGCAGGACCAGGGTTACTTTGTCCACG GTATGCTGATGTTTGCCGTGACCCACATGCTCTACGCCTCGGCCTTTGGCATGCGGCCACTGGGTCTTCGGACAGGTCTGCTGATGGTAATATTGTCAGGCCTGTGCTATGCCTTCCTCTACCCAAACCTCACGGGTGCCTTCACCTACATAGTGGGGGTCTATGTGGCCATTATCGGCTTCATGGGCTGGCGAGCAATGGCAGGGCTACAGCTGGTCGGGGCAGCCTGGCGCTGGACTGAGCTAGCGGCGGGCACTGGCGCACTGCTGTTTATTGTCTCAGACCTGACCATCGCCCTCGACAAGTTCTGCTTCCCTGTGCCCTACTCGCGGGCACTCATCATGTCCACCTACTACGCCGCCCAGATGCTCATCGCCCTGTCAGCTGTTGAGAGCCGGGAGCCAGTGGAGGACTACAGACTGAGCAAGGCCAAATGA